The genomic stretch TGGAAGTGTACTGGACAGCAACCCAGGTTCAGTTCGAGGTCTTCGggtcttcttcttgtttttctgAGGGAAGATCCGTGGAATAAAACAAGCAGGCTGGATACATACCGATGAAGGCTCAATGCAGGCAGGTTGGACGCAAAATGCACCACCAGCCGCCCGTTTTGAAGGGTCGGAATCATATGAGGTTCTTATCAGAGTCGGTGAAGAAGCACATCTTAGGGAAAGGTCGAAGTCTGAAAGCATTATGTGGCCGTCATCACGAACCAGCACATTTTCAGGTTTTAAGTCCCTGTAGACAACTCCAAGCATGTGAAGATACTCAAGGGCCAAGAGAACCTCTGCAGCATAAAATCTGCATACATCAAGAAAACAACGATTATATTTTCTGTCAACTGGAAAACTTGTATGTAAGTGAGAAGCACCGGCTTAGGACACTATGATAATAACACAGCACTGCTGAGTTACTATTGACAAAAGCAGATAAAGAGCGACTTGTCAAACAAGATAAACATCATTCCTTGACAGTTGAGTAGAATTTTAAATACTTGATAATAAACATCCAGCATTTGATGTTCCAGACAGTAGTGGTCGATGGAAATGAGTAAGTAGACAGTAATTCTATGCGCATTAGAGCACAAAAGGTGCCCTGATCAATCTAAACAGTTAATATGCTTATCTTGCTGAACTGACTTTTTATCATATACAAAAGGTACTACTTTTTTTTAGAactaatcgagatatcattaaaagtgaaaGACGTCCCGAGGTACACAAGAAGCATACATGaaaaaacacctaactagaaggagaaaagagaacaaggaaatcatggTAACTAATCACTAAGGGATAAATAAAAGCTGCCAttcaaagatacaaagtatagCTTCTCAcagtcctcaaaacttctatcattacTTTCTCTTCACAGACACCACAAGAGGCATGAAGGGAAAGGAATTCCCTGCCAAGAAAACATTCAAAAGAGGAATTCAAGTGGACTAGCATAATTGGAGTTGTAAAGATGTGTTGTTACAGCGCTGAAGATGATGAAATTTCCCTCACAAACGTTCACCAAGTACAACAGAACAACCAACAACCAACTATGTCATAAAGGCAATGTTTCTACACTAGGAAGCCACCAGCAAGAGTGATGCTCAGCTTTCTCTCCTTCCATGGTGCATATCCCCAAATCATATTATCACATGCATTCATGAAAAGGAATGTAAAAGAAATTAGCAGCTTGTTTTATTGACATTCTTTATTTGATTTCCATTTGTGCATGGCTAAGTGGCTCAACATTCAATAGCTTCATTGATGTAGATCATCAAGGAATAGGAAGTACACAAAAACTTACATGCTTtgtcactattttgtttattgaggGCTGTTCTACAAATACTACAAGATTACAACCACTCTAAACTTATAGGCGCATACTTCCCTTTTGTTCTTTCCGCagaaatttgttgttttttcagcagatgaaaaaagaaatttaagcAACCAGAACACAACTGACAATGCAAGTATATTAGATGGTAGACAGGTTCATCAGAATATATTAGACAGAAATGatgttaaaaggaaaaatgagcaCTAGACACACTGGACGAGCACTCTAATCTTAGAAAAACTTTAtgcaatttattaatttgaacaaCTAACctgattttgtcaatttttttgcaatatcaTAATGCCGTATTAATTACAATAGATATATTTCAGATCATGAGATTACATTAGATATATTTATTCAACACTATTAGTCTTGcttatcgaaaaaaaaaattattcaagaCTATTAGTCAGCTTTTAAACATTTCAATCTTATAGTTCAAAGCTAAATTAAAACAGAGATCCAGTTTTGTCGAGGAAGATTTTTTGCTTGCTAAGAGCCCGCTGAGAAGAAGGTTCCCCACTAGTGACTTTCTTAACTAGACACTACCAATTAGAAGGACCCAAAAACCTAAGTAATTGTTATCATTTACATTCTACAAGCCTCAATGCTACAGAGGAACATGAAAGCAATGAAACTATGTGCCTCTAATCTCACATAATGGACACAAAGAGAAAGATTATGTAACATCAGAGAGCATCAGTGAATAAGTGTAAGTTTCTATACACAAAGAAACCAGTTGAAAATAGAAAGTAACCACATAGGCATAACAAATAAAGCATCCGTAAAGCATCTCTCTATGATTCCTAgcattttatgttatttgaaaACTCTCAAGATAGCAAGATCATGGACACAAAATGACAGATAACCTCCTCAAATGCAAACttcaaataaagaaatgcaGAAATTATGAAAACTAGAACCTTTCTTTTTCCTGAAAAGAAAGGAGACTTAACCAAAATGGACATAAGATGACaattgttttttgataagtaatggaCATAAGATGACACTGCCCATAGAAACAAAGCCAAATTCAATGTGAGATGGAAGACtttgtgaaaaaaaacaaataaatgctATAGACAGCTGACAGAAGTCTCTGCATTATAAAACATACCGTGCAGCATACTCAGAGAAATGTTTCCCAGGTTGCCGTTGCCTCAAAGTGTGGAGATCACCCCCCGGACAATATTCCATGACCAAACAGGAGAATCTGTCAGTCTCAAAATGTGTATATAAAGTTGGAAGAAATGGATGGTCCAGCAGCTGCAAAATCTCCCTTTCTGTTTGAGCCCTTGTCAATTTCTTCCTGCTAGCAAGGGATGCCTTGTCCATCACTTTCATTGCAAAATAACAATGAGTTCCACTCAGCTCAGAGAGATACACACTGCCAATGTCACCACAACCAAGCCGCTTGAGCAATCTAAAATGACTCATGCCCAAAAATCCATCCCTTGCTCGAATGGCAAGAATAGCCTTCCACCGAGGATCATTTCCTTTATGAGGCTTATTAGCACTCCCAGTAATGTTGCTCCAGTTACTATCATCACTAAGGCCACTACTATCACTTGCTCGACTAACACTAGTTTTTGCACTCTCAAGTGAATCCCCTCTAACACTCCCTTTTGTACTCTCACAGTTCCTCTCCATACTAAGCATTCCATCACTAGTGATTGCATCACTCCGATATGTACTGGCACAGCTATTGACAACACTCATAGCTGTCACAACACCAGTACTATCAATGCTACTATGTGGACTTACATTGCCGCTTGGCGGCAAAGAAGCATCCCAAACACATTCCCTCTCCTCAGAATCAGGGGGAAGGAGAGAGTTTTCTGCATTTTGTGATGCACGAGGAACTGCAAATGGTGAAGACAACCTACCCACGTCATTTGGTTCTTCAACCAAACTTTCAGCAGGTGAAAGAACAGCTGGGCTTGGTTTCTTAGGTGGAACCCGGATTGAAAGATCTTCTAGAAAAGGACCCTTCATAGACAAGCTCTTCATTAAGCATCCAGCCTCGGATTTTTTTTGACCTATTGGTACATAGACCGTCTTCATTAGATCTGTATCAACAGGTTCAGGGGGATGACTAGCCCCAGAAAAAGAACTAGGACCACCTTCCTCAAATGGATTCCCACTGCCCTTAAATGTAACAACATCAGGCATAAGTTCTTCATCTTCAGGCAAAGAGGCTTTTCCTTTCCATGTTCTTACAGGCACAGGTGAGTCTAAATCTTGAGAGCCTCTTGTGTCAGACCTACCCACATCTTCTCTTACCAAAACCATATGCATCTTTGGTGTCTGACCCACTTCTTTCACCGGAGCCATGCGTGCATTCGGTAACTGACCCAATTCTCTTACGGAGACTGTACGCGCATCTGATAACTCTCGGATATTTGATAGGTGACCTAACTCGTGTGCATTTGATAGCTGACCGAATTCTCTTACTGAGTTCATACGTGCATTTGAGACTGTATGCGCATCCGATAACTCTTGGATATTTGATAGCTGACTTAAGTCATGTGCATTTGATAGCAGACCGAATTCTCTTACTGAGGTCATACGTGCATTTGATATCTCAAAGGTAACAGGTACTTTCCCAGTAAGTGCCTTTGACTCTGGGACCCTAGCCATGTCCTCAAACTGTGTATCGTTACATAGAAAATCTTTTAGTCAAATAACTCTGCAAATACGAATGAGATTTAATTCAGAGGGTGCTTAAATTCTTTAGTTAGATCTTACTAGTACTCCAACAAACAGTATAAATCTAGAAACTCTTTTAGTCAAATAACTCTGCAAATGCGATTGAGATTTAATTCAGTGGGTGCTTAAATTCTTTAGTTAGATCTTAATGAGTACTCCAATAAACAGTATAAAtctagaaaatattttagtCCAATAACTCTGCAAATACGAATGAGATTTAATTCAGAGGGTGCTTAAATTCTTTAGTCAGATCTTACTGAGTACTCCAATAAACAGTATATATCTCATTCCTTTTCCAAAGACTATTCATGAATGCAAACTTTCTTTCTAATCAGTGAAACACCATTATCATAAAAGTTATAGCCTGCACAACCATTACCTAATAAAGCATTTTTCGTTTCATTGCTTAGGTGCcattaataaataaacatatataagaaaTCCAAGAGGCACTTGGGCAAATCTATAGCCTTACCCTCcatttggttgccaagaaagcGTTTTACAAGGTGAGAAACTAAAATCTGTTTATGTTGATCAGGTTCCCTAAATTACAAGATAACATATAGCAGCACAATaaagcaaagagaaaaagaatccATGAAAAAGCAGCTATTGGACATCAAAGAGTAAGCAATTATTGAATGCGAATGAGCTTTGTGGATGCATGATatcaaataaattcaaaacCCACACTGACCCTTTACTTTGAGAGACTTGAACTGCAAAACCATTAAGCAGAAAGCCCCAATTTGCAAGATTCTCAGAAAACCCTCCAGATCAAGCAACTAAAATCATATGAAAGATTCATCAAGTCCCTAACTTCACTCACAAGAATCTCTATGACAGAATCATATACGACATCACACAAAAAACAtaggctgaaaaaaaaaacctcccaaattaataaaaaagtttttttaaaaaaaaacaaaaacaccagaAAAGCAAAACCCACGAGCTGAGAAAAGCAGAAAACGCAAAATTCCCTATGTTTTCGCTATTCCATTAGAGCACATTCCCCACATAATCCCTTCACTTCCACGAAAAACCtcccaaacaaataaacaaattttctaaaaatataaaagaagaagacgaagaagaagaagtcagAGAGAGATCTCCAAGTCCCAGAAAAGCAAAACAACTAAGAACCAAAACTAACATTTCAAAAGCAGAGATAGAGAGAACCCACCAGCAGTGAAACACAAAGAACCTGAAAATCCGTATGGACACGCCACCCCACCCTGTACAACCATAACACCAACAATCttcgcttcttcttcttcttcttctttaactaaaacctctctctctctctctctaaataaaTGGTGAAAAAGTTGGCACAGACCCAGAATTCCTTTGTAGAGCCCGAGCGGTGTAGAGCCTGCTCGAGCTCAGACCTCTCTGTaaaaccctttttctttctctccctctcacacACTAACAACCACTTCGCAGTACAATTCTCTCTCCATTCTATTCTATAGAGGCATAAGGGTGCTCTGCAAGAATAAAAACGCTTTTTCTGATGGCGGTTTTTTAATGTTCTTCGTATGGTTTGTGCCTCAGCTTTTGCTTTTCTTGCAGTAGTCGTAGTacaccatttttctttctttgcgcTGCGCACTTTTTGCAGCGAGACTCATGTGTTACAGtagcagagagagaaagagagtgagcaagagagagagagagagagagttgtggGGTCCTGCGGTGGGGGGCGCGTGGGCCCTGCGGTGGGGCCAGGTGTGTTCCTTCTTTGAGCTACATTTCTTTTCAAGGTCTATGTTTGATTTTTGTCATCACCGTGATTCCATGGAGCGGGTTTggatttttactttttgttttgcaaTGGCCACGCGGAATAACGGCGCGTGTTTTGAGTTCAATGGCAAATGCCAACTagatttgtttttctctttaggtAGAATAGATATTGTCTTTAataggtagttcaatcggctgaaatcacacttaatgaagtaaaggtcactagtttgaatctttctcctccttcttgtgcagacatatcaaaagaaaaaagaaaaaaaaaaaaggtaaaagagATATTGAGATAAGGAAATATaatttagttcataaaaaaaaaaactagtttagtGGTATTGTTTAATTAGTAACATTCACATCATACTAAACAAATTTACTCTATATTTTagttcaaaaattatttttttctattttagttatttaaattttcaaagCACTTATATTATGcttagcattttttatttttgctatttttcttACTATTTgcgagagaaagaaaaagaaagaagaggccCTTGCTGCCTTGCTGACTACTCGACTGGCAGCCTCTTTTGGtagtaattttctttctttggaagGAGACGCTCTCCTAGTGGTGTTAGCTATTAACAAcacttctctctttttttctttgaacttggctaattgtatttttgatattAGAGTTTTAGCTTTCTTTCAAAGCTGGAATGCTTTGAAGGTGTCTCGTAGTGCCAACTTTCGGGCACATACTCTAACTTAAGCATTCCCACAAGATCGCCTATTCTCTCTTCTATTTGGATCAGAAATGAAAAAGATCTTCCTCAATAGTCATTTTCCCTCTTtcaattagggaaaaaaaaattaaaaaaaatcacataatttgAGGGAAAAATAGGGTTTAATGACTTTTTGTgaactttgaaaaataaacCCAAGTCAAtgttaaaatttgtttatgaGTGTTTagattgttttttgttttttaaaataaaaatattaaatattaaaaaaaataataacaaaggGTGTCATTATTTCccattttaattgtattttcacctttagaataaaaataattttttttctttttctttttcacaaaataCTTTCACCTCTATAAggatcaaatttaattataatttttttttttctatataatattttatatacaaACCTCATTCACGCACCATAAGAGAGCGTGAGGAAAGGCTCCCACTATGAGGTGATGAGTTATGAGATGATTAGAATCGCttcccaattttctttattatcctttttttttttactttcattctttttttctgaAACAAATTGGTAATAATTAATTGCTAATAAATGTGTGTGGATGTAACAATGATGCCTTAGAGCACCATGATTCAACACAAAAAGATGAAAGCTAGGGTCCACCTTATAGGCCCCACATGGACCCCACTTCTTATTGTGGAATTCCTATTGCTTTTTGATCAATCTTGACCACTACCGTAGGTGTTATGTAGTATTTGCACAAGTGAGTGCGATGTACTCTAACTAATCCATGTGCCTCTCAACTCTCAAGACTAAAATAGTGGGTTTACAANNNNNNNNNNNNNNNNNNNNNNNNNNNNNNNNNNNNNNNNNNNNNNNNNNNNNNNNNNNNNNNNNNNNNNNNNNNNNNNNNNNNNNNNNNNNNNNNNNNNGACTATTCATGAATGCAAACTTTCTTTCTAATCAGTGAAACACCATTATCATAAAAGTTATAGCCTGCACAACCATTACCTAATAAAGCATTTTTCGTTTCATTGCTTAGGTGCcattaataaataaacatatataagaaaTCCAAGAGGCACTTGGGCAAATCTATAGCCTTACCCTCcatttggttgccaagaaagcGTTTTACAAGGTGAGAAACTAAAATCTGTTTATGTTGATCAGGTTCCCTAAATTACAAGATAACATATAGCAGCACAATaaagcaaagagaaaaagaatccATGAAAAAGCAGCTATTGGACATCAAAGAGTAAGCAATTATTGAATGCGAATGAGCTTTGTGGATGCATGATatcaaataaattcaaaacCCACACTGACCCTTTACTTTGAGAGACTTGAACTGCAAAACCATTAAGCAGAAAGCCCCAATTTGCAAGATTCTCAGAAAACCCTCCAGATCAAGCAACTAAAATCATATGAAAGATTCATCAAGTCCCTAACTTCACTCACAAGAATCTCTATGACAGAATCATATACGACATCACACAAAAAACAtaggctgaaaaaaaaaacctcccaaattaataaaaaagtttttttaaaaaaaaacaaaaacaccagaAAAGCAAAACCCACGAGCTGAGAAAAGCAGAAAACGCAAAATTCCCTATGTTTTCGCTATTCCATTAGAGCACATTCCCCACATAATCCCTTCACTTCCACGAAAAACCtcccaaacaaataaacaaattttctaaaaatataaaagaagaagacgaagaagaagaagtcagAGAGAGATCTCCAAGTCCCAGAAAAGCAAAACAACTAAGAACCAAAACTAACATTTCAAAAGCAGAGATAGAGAGAACCCACCAGCAGTGAAACACAAAGAACCTGAAAATCCGTATGGACACGCCACCCCACCCTGTACAACCATAACACCAACAATCttcgcttcttcttcttcttcttctttaactaaaacctctctctctctctctctaaataaaTGGTGAAAAAGTTGGCACAGACCCAGAATTCCTTTGTAGAGCCCGAGCGGTGTAGAGCCTGCTCGAGCTCAGACCTCTCTGTaaaaccctttttctttctctccctctcacacACTAACAACCACTTCGCAGTACAATTCTCTCTCCATTCTATTCTATAGAGGCATAAGGGTGCTCTGCAAGAATAAAAACGCTTTTTCTGATGGCGGTTTTTTAATGTTCTTCGTATGGTTTGTGCCTCAGCTTTTGCTTTTCTTGCAGTAGTCGTAGTacaccatttttctttctttgcgcTGCGCACTTTTTGCAGCGAGACTCATGTGTTACAGtagcagagagagaaagagagtgagcaagagagagagagagagagagttgtggGGTCCTGCGGTGGGGGGCGCGTGGGCCCTGCGGTGGGGCCAGGTGTGTTCCTTCTTTGAGCTACATTTCTTTTCAAGGTCTATGTTTGATTTTTGTCATCACCGTGATTCCATGGAGCGGGTTTggatttttactttttgttttgcaaTGGCCACGCGGAATAACGGCGCGTGTTTTGAGTTCAATGGCAAATGCCAACTagatttgtttttctctttaggtAGAATAGATATTGTCTTTAataggtagttcaatcggctgaaatcacacttaatgaagtaaaggtcactagtttgaatctttctcctccttcttgtgcagacatatcaaaagaaaaaagaaaaaaaaaaaaggtaaaagagATATTGAGATAAGGAAATATaatttagttcataaaaaaaaaaactagtttagtGGTATTGTTTAATTAGTAACATTCACATCATACTAAACAAATTTACTCTATATTTTagttcaaaaattatttttttctattttagttatttaaattttcaaagCACTTATATTATGcttagcattttttatttttgctatttttcttACTATTTgcgagagaaagaaaaagaaagaagaggccCTTGCTGCCTTGCTGACTACTCGACTGGCAGCCTCTTTTGGtagtaattttctttctttggaagGAGACGCTCTCCTAGTGGTGTTAGCTATTAACAAcacttctctctttttttctttgaacttggctaattgtatttttgatattAGAGTTTTAGCTTTCTTTCAAAGCTGGAATGCTTTGAAGGTGTCTCGTAGTGCCAACTTTCGGGCACATACTCTAACTTAAGCATTCCCACAAGATCGCCTATTCTCTCTTCTATTTGGATCAGAAATGAAAAAGATCTTCCTCAATAGTCATTTTCCCTCTTtcaattagggaaaaaaaaaattaaaaaaaatcacataatttgAGGGAAAAATAGGGTTTAATGACTTTTTGTgaactttgaaaaataaacCCAAGTCAAtgttaaaatttgtttatgaGTGTTTagattgttttttgttttttaaaataaaaatattaaatattaaaaaaaataataacaaaggGTGTCATTATTTCccattttaattgtattttcacctttagaataaaaataattttttttctttttctttttcacaaaataCTTTCACCTCTATAAggatcaaatttaattataatttttttttttctatataatattttatatacaaACCTCATTCACGCACCATAAGAGAGCGTGAGGAAAGGCTCCCACTATGAGGTGATGAGTTATGAGATGATTAGAATCGCttcccaattttctttattatcctttttttttttactttcattctttttttctgaAACAAATTGGTAATAATTAATTGCTAATAAATGTGTGTGGATGTAACAATGATGCCTTAGAGCACCATGATTCAACACAAAAAGATGAAAGCTAGGGTCCACCTTATAGGCCCCACATGGACCCCACTTCTTATTGTGGAATTCCTATTGCTTTTTGATCAATCTTGACCACTACCGTAGGTGTTATGTAGTATTTGCACAAGTGAGTGCGATGTACTCTAACTAATCCATGTGCCTCTCAACTCTCAAGACTAAAATAGTGGGtttacaagaaaacaaaaactcaatttcatttaaaaaaaaaaaaaaaaaaagggtaaaagaaAGATATGAGGCAAACCGGATTTGCTTttcaacattct from Corylus avellana chromosome ca1, CavTom2PMs-1.0 encodes the following:
- the LOC132178233 gene encoding serine/threonine-protein kinase D6PK yields the protein MARVPESKALTGKVPVTFEISNARMTSVREFGLLSNAHDLSQLSNIQELSDAHTVSNARMNSVREFGQLSNAHELGHLSNIRELSDARTVSVRELGQLPNARMAPVKEVGQTPKMHMVLVREDVGRSDTRGSQDLDSPVPVRTWKGKASLPEDEELMPDVVTFKGSGNPFEEGGPSSFSGASHPPEPVDTDLMKTVYVPIGQKKSEAGCLMKSLSMKGPFLEDLSIRVPPKKPSPAVLSPAESLVEEPNDVGRLSSPFAVPRASQNAENSLLPPDSEERECVWDASLPPSGNVSPHSSIDSTGVVTAMSVVNSCASTYRSDAITSDGMLSMERNCESTKGSVRGDSLESAKTSVSRASDSSGLSDDSNWSNITGSANKPHKGNDPRWKAILAIRARDGFLGMSHFRLLKRLGCGDIGSVYLSELSGTHCYFAMKVMDKASLASRKKLTRAQTEREILQLLDHPFLPTLYTHFETDRFSCLVMEYCPGGDLHTLRQRQPGKHFSEYAARFYAAEVLLALEYLHMLGVVYRDLKPENVLVRDDGHIMLSDFDLSLRCASSPTLIRTSYDSDPSKRAAGGAFCVQPACIEPSSVCIQPACFIPRIFPQKNKKKTRRPRTEPGLLSSTLPELVAEPTAARSMSFVGTHEYLAPEIIKGEGHGSAVDWWTFGIFLHELLYGKTPFKGSGNRATLFNVVGQQLRFQDSPTTSYASRDLIRGLLVKEPQHRLGVKRGATEIKQHPFFEGVNWALIRCSTPPEVPRPMETELPVKFGAVDTIGVGSNSKRMAGTDMMKSGGKYLDFEFF